In one window of Thalassotalea agarivorans DNA:
- a CDS encoding SPFH domain-containing protein, which translates to MPAPSELFVLGVWGLIFLVFIIKLFASIRLVPTKSAYIVERLGKYYTTLDAGFHALIPFIDKVAYIHDLKEESIDVPPQECFSRDEVNVTVDGVIYISVIDPVKASYGIVDYRFAAMQLAQTTTRSVIGTLDLDRTFEERDLISAKVVEVLDAAGESWGIRVHRYEIKNLTPPYTVKNAMEMQVNAERERRAVLAKSEGDKQAKINRSEGVKMEVINLSEGEMQKQINEAEGKAEEILTIANATAESIEKLASVIKEPGGENALRMQLGEQYLRNLQGLDKDSTRIVLPSNMTDFHQWMRNIGLDAK; encoded by the coding sequence ATGCCAGCACCATCTGAATTATTTGTACTTGGCGTATGGGGCCTTATATTTCTTGTTTTCATCATTAAACTGTTTGCTTCCATTCGTTTGGTTCCGACAAAATCTGCTTATATTGTTGAGCGTTTAGGAAAGTATTACACGACACTGGATGCTGGTTTTCATGCCTTGATTCCTTTTATCGATAAAGTGGCCTATATCCATGACCTAAAAGAAGAGTCTATCGATGTGCCGCCGCAAGAGTGTTTCTCGCGTGATGAAGTAAACGTTACGGTGGATGGGGTTATATACATTTCCGTGATCGATCCAGTTAAAGCAAGCTATGGCATTGTCGACTACCGCTTTGCAGCAATGCAATTGGCGCAAACAACAACGCGCTCTGTCATCGGTACGCTAGATTTAGACAGAACCTTTGAAGAACGTGATCTCATAAGCGCTAAAGTTGTTGAAGTGCTTGATGCAGCAGGGGAGTCTTGGGGTATTCGTGTTCATCGATATGAAATCAAGAATTTAACACCGCCTTACACGGTAAAAAATGCGATGGAAATGCAAGTGAACGCTGAACGTGAACGTCGCGCTGTATTGGCTAAAAGTGAAGGTGACAAGCAAGCGAAGATTAACCGCAGTGAAGGTGTCAAAATGGAAGTTATTAATTTGTCTGAAGGTGAAATGCAAAAGCAAATTAATGAAGCAGAAGGTAAAGCGGAAGAAATCCTTACTATTGCGAACGCGACGGCGGAATCAATTGAAAAGCTTGCGTCGGTTATTAAGGAACCTGGTGGTGAAAACGCACTGCGTATGCAACTTGGTGAGCAGTACCTGCGTAATTTGCAGGGCCTAGACAAAGACAGCACACGTATCGTTCTGCCAAGCAATATGACCGATTTCCATCAATGGATGCGAAATATTGGCTTGGATGCTAAATAA
- a CDS encoding SPFH domain-containing protein has translation MVALTIAILVILFIIYQLLLVVPMREVAVVERLGKFRAVLQPGFHFLIPFIDRVAYAHDTREQVLDVPPQSCISKDNIQIEVDGLVYIKVMDGHKASYGIEDYRIAAVNLAQTTMRSEIGKLNLGQTFSEREQLNEAIVREIDLASNPWGIKVLRYEIKNLTPSQHVVNTLEKQMEAERSKRAEITLATAEKEARINLSEGDRQEAINLSEGEKQKRINEAKGKAEEISIVANAKAQGMSRITQAVNTSGGIDAMNMQLMEQFIKEMGKILESSEVSVVPTDLAKLEGFFTGVEQVTQSVKGGK, from the coding sequence ATGGTTGCTTTAACAATAGCCATTCTGGTTATTCTGTTTATTATTTATCAATTATTACTAGTGGTGCCAATGCGAGAAGTCGCAGTGGTAGAACGCTTAGGAAAATTTCGAGCGGTGTTACAACCGGGTTTTCATTTTTTAATTCCTTTTATCGATCGTGTGGCATACGCGCATGATACTAGAGAGCAAGTATTAGACGTGCCGCCACAAAGCTGTATTTCTAAAGACAATATTCAAATCGAAGTTGATGGCCTCGTTTATATTAAAGTGATGGATGGCCACAAAGCGAGTTACGGTATTGAAGACTACAGAATTGCAGCCGTTAACCTTGCTCAAACAACGATGAGAAGTGAAATAGGTAAACTTAATCTAGGCCAAACCTTTTCAGAACGAGAGCAACTTAACGAAGCGATTGTACGTGAAATCGATTTAGCTTCGAACCCTTGGGGGATTAAAGTGCTGCGTTATGAGATTAAAAACCTAACGCCGTCACAGCATGTTGTTAATACCCTAGAAAAACAAATGGAAGCAGAGCGCAGCAAGCGTGCTGAAATTACTTTAGCAACCGCTGAAAAAGAAGCGCGTATTAATTTGTCGGAAGGTGACAGACAAGAAGCTATCAACCTGTCAGAAGGCGAGAAACAAAAGCGTATTAATGAAGCAAAAGGTAAAGCGGAAGAAATATCGATTGTTGCTAATGCTAAGGCGCAAGGTATGTCTCGTATTACGCAAGCGGTTAATACTTCGGGCGGTATCGATGCGATGAATATGCAATTGATGGAACAATTTATCAAAGAAATGGGCAAAATTTTGGAAAGCTCAGAAGTGTCTGTTGTACCCACGGATTTAGCTAAACTAGAAGGCTTTTTCACTGGCGTCGAACAAGTGACACAATCTGTAAAAGGAGGTAAGTAA
- the ygjK gene encoding alpha-glucosidase — MFKKGLIIFLLVLLPLLAFSEETTQHSLGVARYGDPQFFQSFDAYGNQQFNPFIDLGAWHGYLFPKDSENYGTFTGPYIIAQEYGVFIATALERLTLTNLANNVSYNFREATATFSLNDGVMKQHYQFNQFAVQLSLVFKDERSALVETKLINTSDAALELKLQWRGKLNDDFSLSKPLSISHPSWQAKFKALQQGVVVEFGALSDKWNMLFEQGAQFKITRSISAETTIYDNGYVASIRQHIAAHSSAVIITSHQYLLNPSEKQRFAKENISLNSTLFNQASKQAKHRWQHYAKQLPQPKNQTVAHLQSKAITTLINNWRSPAGAIKHGGVSPSYTARWFNGFWAWDSWKHAAAIAQFDVQLAQDSIQSMFDYQILSSDPLRPQDAGMVVDAIFYNKDSARQGHGGNWNERNTKPPLATWAVWHVYQVSRDKQFLVEMLPKLEAYHQWWYRNRDHNQNGLIEYGATKHRFHNNDKEALIFVVELNESANDEQKAKTKEKCQQKAEGKYQCHGIEQYHQFKEQTFVQSIDIPAQHGAGWESGMDNAARFGFISAQQLAAYADAHYQGNLVRARQDWSVDFFENRNQQGDLLGYSINQESVELNSYLAQEKQLLAKIAILLGQEQKALNYSKQANALAIRINACFYDEASGFYYDLQIDSNRQKGCEGKLLVHRGRGPEGWSPLFANIADKEKAKRVIEVMLNPSEFYGFVPFATASLSNPAYHPDIYWRGRVWLDQFYFALVALTNYGFHEAASNSFQRLLANAQGLTDSQPIRENYHPESGVMQGATNFSWSAAHLLLTLKLLEH, encoded by the coding sequence GTGTTTAAAAAAGGGCTCATTATATTTTTGTTAGTGCTGCTACCGTTACTAGCGTTTAGCGAGGAAACGACACAGCATTCGCTGGGTGTTGCGCGTTATGGCGATCCACAATTTTTTCAGTCATTCGATGCGTATGGTAATCAGCAGTTTAATCCTTTTATCGACCTTGGCGCTTGGCATGGTTACTTGTTTCCAAAAGATAGCGAAAACTATGGAACATTTACCGGCCCTTACATCATTGCACAGGAATATGGTGTATTTATAGCAACAGCGCTAGAGCGACTAACGCTAACAAATTTAGCTAACAACGTTTCCTATAATTTCAGAGAAGCTACAGCCACATTTTCGCTTAACGACGGTGTGATGAAACAGCATTATCAATTTAATCAATTTGCCGTTCAATTGTCGCTGGTATTTAAAGATGAACGCAGCGCTCTTGTTGAAACTAAATTGATTAACACGTCGGATGCAGCGCTTGAACTTAAATTGCAGTGGCGAGGAAAACTAAACGACGATTTTTCACTGTCAAAACCTCTGTCTATCTCTCACCCCTCTTGGCAAGCAAAATTTAAAGCATTGCAGCAAGGCGTTGTGGTTGAATTTGGTGCGCTATCAGATAAGTGGAATATGCTGTTTGAGCAGGGCGCTCAATTTAAAATTACACGCAGTATCTCGGCTGAAACAACTATTTATGACAATGGGTATGTAGCCAGTATACGCCAGCATATTGCAGCTCATTCATCTGCAGTTATCATTACTTCTCATCAATACTTATTGAACCCATCTGAAAAACAGCGATTTGCGAAAGAAAATATTAGCCTCAATAGCACGCTATTTAATCAAGCATCAAAGCAGGCAAAGCATCGATGGCAGCACTATGCAAAGCAATTACCACAACCAAAAAACCAAACAGTTGCTCACCTTCAATCTAAGGCAATTACTACCTTAATTAACAATTGGCGCTCTCCAGCAGGAGCAATAAAACACGGTGGCGTGTCACCATCATACACGGCGCGTTGGTTTAATGGTTTTTGGGCTTGGGATAGTTGGAAGCATGCAGCTGCAATCGCGCAGTTTGATGTGCAGTTAGCGCAAGATTCAATTCAGAGTATGTTTGACTACCAAATATTAAGTAGTGATCCGTTGCGACCACAAGATGCAGGTATGGTTGTTGATGCCATTTTTTACAACAAAGATAGCGCTAGGCAGGGCCATGGTGGTAATTGGAATGAACGCAATACTAAACCGCCTCTTGCTACATGGGCGGTCTGGCATGTTTATCAGGTATCTAGAGACAAACAGTTTTTGGTTGAGATGCTGCCAAAATTAGAAGCATACCATCAATGGTGGTATCGCAATCGCGATCACAATCAAAATGGTTTAATCGAATACGGTGCAACTAAACATCGTTTTCACAACAATGACAAAGAAGCACTAATTTTTGTTGTTGAATTAAACGAAAGCGCTAACGATGAGCAAAAAGCGAAAACAAAAGAAAAGTGTCAGCAGAAGGCTGAAGGCAAATACCAGTGTCACGGAATAGAGCAATATCATCAGTTTAAAGAGCAAACCTTTGTTCAATCTATCGATATCCCAGCACAACATGGCGCCGGTTGGGAGTCGGGCATGGACAATGCAGCTCGATTTGGATTTATTTCGGCTCAACAGTTAGCTGCATACGCCGATGCTCACTACCAAGGTAATCTGGTTCGTGCTCGGCAAGACTGGTCTGTTGATTTTTTTGAAAATCGAAATCAGCAAGGCGACTTACTCGGCTATTCTATTAATCAAGAATCAGTTGAGCTCAATAGCTATCTTGCGCAAGAGAAGCAGTTGCTAGCAAAAATCGCGATACTGTTGGGACAAGAGCAAAAGGCATTGAATTACTCTAAACAGGCAAACGCCCTAGCAATACGAATTAATGCATGTTTTTATGATGAGGCTTCAGGTTTCTACTACGATTTACAAATTGATTCTAATCGACAAAAGGGCTGCGAGGGCAAGTTACTTGTGCATCGAGGTCGAGGACCTGAAGGTTGGAGTCCTCTTTTCGCCAATATTGCAGACAAAGAAAAAGCTAAACGGGTTATTGAGGTAATGCTTAACCCCAGTGAATTTTATGGCTTTGTTCCTTTTGCTACTGCTAGCCTGAGCAACCCTGCATACCATCCAGATATATATTGGCGGGGTCGGGTTTGGCTAGATCAATTTTATTTCGCGTTAGTAGCGCTGACTAACTATGGCTTTCATGAAGCTGCAAGTAACAGCTTTCAAAGGTTGCTAGCTAATGCACAAGGCTTAACCGACAGTCAGCCGATAAGAGAAAATTATCATCCTGAATCAGGAGTTATGCAGGGGGCGACAAATTTTAGTTGGAGTGCAGCACATTTATTGCTTACATTAAAGCTACTTGAACATTAG
- a CDS encoding SDR family oxidoreductase: MDIKNKRIWVTGASSGIGEAVAKELAAQGANLILSARNEAQLEALRASLPNAESHIVVAIDLSKSEDIADIVAPVLKDIGRLDVLVNNGGISQRGLARDTLLDVQRQVMEVNYFGTVAMTQAVLPSMLENGGGMIVTVSSVAGKVGGQSMSGYSASKHAILGYMNCLRAEEALNGIKVLNICPGFVQTNISVNAMLADGQQYGKVAGSIANGIDVQTCAVKMVNAIRQEKDEVVIGKGISYWAPTIYRFFPGLFRRLSSSKNFRE; this comes from the coding sequence ATGGATATTAAAAATAAACGTATTTGGGTGACAGGGGCATCATCAGGTATTGGTGAAGCTGTAGCAAAAGAGTTAGCAGCGCAAGGAGCTAACTTAATTCTATCGGCAAGAAATGAAGCGCAGTTAGAAGCATTGCGTGCTTCATTACCTAACGCCGAAAGCCATATCGTTGTTGCCATTGACTTGAGTAAATCTGAAGACATTGCTGATATTGTTGCACCCGTGTTAAAAGACATTGGTCGTCTTGATGTACTTGTTAATAACGGTGGTATTTCTCAGCGAGGTTTAGCGCGAGATACCCTATTGGACGTTCAACGTCAGGTGATGGAAGTAAACTATTTTGGCACAGTAGCAATGACGCAAGCCGTATTGCCATCAATGTTAGAAAACGGCGGTGGTATGATCGTCACTGTCTCGTCAGTGGCTGGCAAAGTAGGTGGACAAAGCATGTCAGGATACAGCGCATCTAAGCATGCTATTTTAGGCTATATGAATTGTTTGCGCGCAGAAGAAGCGCTTAATGGTATTAAAGTGCTTAATATCTGTCCGGGGTTTGTACAAACCAATATTAGTGTCAATGCTATGCTCGCTGATGGCCAGCAGTATGGGAAAGTAGCGGGTTCTATTGCTAACGGTATTGATGTGCAAACTTGTGCGGTTAAGATGGTGAATGCCATCCGTCAGGAGAAAGATGAGGTCGTTATAGGAAAAGGCATCAGTTATTGGGCACCAACAATCTACCGTTTCTTCCCGGGGCTATTTAGACGACTTAGTTCTAGTAAGAATTTTAGAGAATAA